The genomic region tcgaaaaaaaaagaaaaaagacgtTTTTTCATCTGATTAATTCCTTTTtcttattatgtttttgtttttgtgtagaTCTTGATGTTATTTTGTTGCTCGAATACATGAACTGAATGGAATTTCTAtacaataaaaagtaaaaagttgaGGCATGTATTTAACCTCTGGCAGTGTTATATATGCAGATTGATTTTGTCTCATGTAAAATGCATTTACAGGAAGGAGGAAAGGAGGAGAAAAGGTTTTCAGAGAGCAGTAGCATGCGTAAAAGAACAGAAGCATCATCTGCGGCTGCAGCAGCTTATAGCAATCAAGGGTTAACGGATCAGACGGTAGTGGCAGTGGAAACGCCGCCTCCTGCTCGACCGGTGCGTAAGAGGCACCACCACACTCTCACCCGCGGCGACCATATGATATCACCTCTACGGAGAATGCCACC from Pyrus communis chromosome 4, drPyrComm1.1, whole genome shotgun sequence harbors:
- the LOC137731708 gene encoding uncharacterized protein isoform X2; its protein translation is MDVHNHHHHHMQVEVDFEFWPVEHPLEPPDEDRPVKCPMPDSSVINEGGKEEKRFSESSSMRKRTEASSAAAAAYSNQGLTDQTVVAVETPPPARPVRKRHHHTLTRGDHMISPLRRMPPLPSLPTQSITVFQMLQQFDKFDS